The Gopherus flavomarginatus isolate rGopFla2 chromosome 4, rGopFla2.mat.asm, whole genome shotgun sequence genomic interval CATTTGGAAACATCTCCCATCTTAACTATGGTGCTCACAGCTTAGGgggttgggcaaactttttggcccaagggccacatctggatatggaaattgtatggtgggccatgaatgctcacgaaattgagggttggagtgcagcgaggggttgagggctccagctgggggtgcaggtggtggggctgaggatgagcggttgggggggtgcaggagagtgctctgggctgggactgagggatttgagggcaggagggggatcagggcttgggcagggagcAACGGAAGCGGTCGGGGTGCAGTctctgggcggcgcttacctcaagcagctccagaagcagtggcatgtcccccatcCATTCCTACACAGAGCCACAGCCAGGCAGATCTGCacgctgccccgtccacaggcaccgcccctgcagttccttttggctgcagttccttttggccacagttcccagccagtgagaggttcaggggtggtgcttggggtgacggcagcatgcggagccctgtGGTTGCCCGTGTGGAAGAGCCAGAGTAGGGACATgacgctgcttccaggagtcacGCAGAGCAGGGAAAGCCTTTGCTTACCCGGCTGGAGTGCCAGAAcaaggcaagccccagaccctgctccctggagggagcttgagggccagattaaaatgtctggagggttggatgtggcccctgggccagagTTTGCCTACTCCTGGCTTAGTTAGGACAGTTTTTTATAAGAATTCTTTATTCTGGTCTGTGTCTAGTCATCTTTAGCAGAAGAGGGAGGAGATGCAGtgtctctctctcgctctttACTTCAGTGTACAGAGACAGCTGAAGCCACATTCAGCTTCAGATGTAATGTCTCTGCTTCCACCTCACATGGAAGCTGCATGCTCCATCTGAGGCTAGTTTGCAATTCCCTTTCTGGCTTTTCTTCCCATCCTTCTGGATAAAAGGGAGGAGAATTTTCAGTTTATTTGCATCTCCCTAGACCACTGAATAAGAGAGCAGAAAATCTCCCCTGGCTGTACCACTGACTAGAATAGCAATGGATGACAGCTTTTGGGCATAGGTTGCTTCTAAGGCTCTGTGCTCCTGTCTGAACCCAGGAAGAAATCACACTCAATACTCTGCTCTTTTCCACTAGGTTTCATTCAAAGACACTTTGATCTTGAAGCTAAGTAAACTGATTTTCTGCACTGTTATAGGGGTGTAAGTTATCTTGCCACTACTGTGTTTACTTTAAAAGAACTCTCTTCTTCTATCCCTCCAATCATTTCCTTGCACGTTTCCTTTCTTCAGTTTTAGGCATATGGAGATATATGATATGATGCTGATGACCACTAAACACCAGCCTGCAATATTGATCACCAACTTCCTCATTTATTACAGGTCAGATGACTCAGCTCATGAATTCAATAgctatttcattatttttaatcttCAAAGTAATCTTATATACAAAGATGCTGAGATGGTTGCCCACATTCCAGAAGTGTCTAAATTCTAACGCTTGATAAGTCCACCCACATTTAATATCCAGTCCCTTTTGCTAGCCATATCCTCACCCATATAACTTTACCCCTTCCCCATCCTAACTTATTCCTTAATAGGCATAAGAACCTTGATGTTCATTTCCTTTTAACTTCTTAAAGTTTTCATTCACAAATTGAAACTGGAGCCTAGAATATTTCAAGTATTAAAACTTACACTTTGTTCTTTAAAATACATGAGTGAGTTTAAAATGCTAGAACTTGAAAaactatggatttttttttattttaaattgttaatCCTGGTCATAGCTCAGAAGCTGCAAACTCAGGCTTACTACATTTCTTCAAGTTCTCCAACCTTTCAGTCATACCACTGTTTGTCATACAGTGGAACCCCGTATTaagaacaccttgggaatggaggttgttcgtaactctgaacaaaacattatggttgttctttcaaaagtttacagctgaacattgacttaatacagcgttgAAACTGTACTATGCAGAAGTAATgatgctttccttttttttaaactagtttacatttaacagtactgtactatatttgcctttgtgtgtgtggggagggggtgtctctgctgttgcctgattgtgtacttccagttccagcGAGGTGTTGGACTGGTCATTTGTAACTCTGATGTTCATAACTAGATAATTACATAATTGGAAGAACATTCTGAAAGAAAATGAAGTGCCTGCAAAggtgatggaaaatattttgaatactAACAGTTTGCAAACAAAGGTTTTTACTTAAGAGTGGCAATGTGGacaatgtagaattatataccttaaaatttgaaattcagcttgtgaCAGGAGTCAGACTGCAGAAATAAAGTTCCGGTGCTTTGACTAACTGACCAATAACACTTACGCATCAGGGTGACATTTAATAGTAATTTACTAATTAACTCATTAATGGTCCATGCAAGAGGTTAAGTGATGCAAGAATGACTGGGTTGGAAGGTTCCATGCTGTCACTGATGCAGAAATTTCTGGATCTCATGGGTGTCTGATTTCTCCAGTCATTCATGCGAGCATATAACAAGTAAGCATCTGATGATGTGCAGAAGAAAGAGACTTGCCTTATCCAGACCCAAGTTTGAATGACAGGCTGGCAGAATCATTGACTTAATATATACTGCAATAGGTATTGCATGAGAACATGACTTCAAAATCAGCTCCAGGAAATAGTGGTTGATTTCGTCCCCTACCCCACTTCTTCCATACACAAATAGAGGTGAAAGATTATAAAATGAGAAACAAGATGATGAGAATGAAGCATATAAGCATGTGTGACTACCTCCAGTTGCTGTCTTTCAGAAGTATGAGTTCCTTATTACATTGTTGTTAGAACACCAGATCAAAACAACCATTACAAAATTGAagcctccctgctgagctcctaAATActataagattttaaaaagacaatttaTGTGCTAGTGACAAGAATATTTCCTCTCTCATCCAAGATCTTCATTATGCATCACAAATTAAAGGGGATTAATCCTGTCTAAGAAAACAAAGTATTACATGGCCTTGTAAATCATTAAGAAAGCTGAGAAGTTCTCAAACAAGCAATTCTTATACAACCTTCCACATCTTCTCAAAGCCATAATAGAAAAGTGTTTCTAGGTTATATGACCTATCAAGTGACATTGATGGCAGCAGTTGCTATGCATTGCGCCCATCAGGGCACATAGTTGGAAGCAGAAAGGCAGTACGGTAAGGAATTAAGTGAGCATTGAAAGGACTGCACTGGGAATGAAGAATATTTTCACAAAGTAGTACACAAGTTACATGCAGCAGTACCATCAATGAGGCACACAATCTCAAGCATTCCTCCCAGCAAAAGCATACTGTCTTCATCAGAAACTAACATCTAGTAACAGCCAAGGCCAGTTTTAATTATCTGTGGATTATATGTTTTGGTGAatagctgacttttttttttaagtgacattaAAATTGTGTGACAAATGGTTATTTAGTGTGACACCTAAAATGACTACATAACTGAAAAAATACATAACATAGTCTATGCTAGAATATGGAGCAAGTATTTTATACAGATGAATTTATTTGCATCCGGGCAAAGTAAAGCTTCTCCCCTAAACAGATAGACTTCCACAGAAGCAATTCTGCTACTATGTTTTAAACTAAGGGAAAATTACAGTAGTAAGTTTTCAGTTACCAATTCACTAAATACTGTTGTTTGATTGTAACTGAATGTACAAAGTTGGAATTTTTACAGAGAAAGCAATTACCTGAAGAGCTAAATACAGAACTTGTATGTTTGGATGGTCCAGAAACATGATGAGGCCAGAAGGCATCCTTTTTCTTTAATAGTCACTTCTCTGTTGCATGAGGTTGAGGACAAATCCTACAATTGGTTTCCTATAGTCAAAGTGTCCATTCTTGTACTGGTGTAGCTATGAAAAGAGACTAGGGTGTTACTCTGCCTCCATTGTAATGGAAATACTGTAAATCATAATCTCATCTACCATTGCAAACAAAAGAGACAGTTCATAATGCTTTTTGGCAAGTATGTAATGGATATGAAAAACTGTCCTAATACACACTTTAGATGTTCTTGCTTGTTATGTACTGTGAAGAAGTTACCATAATCTAAATACAAACTATATAAAATTGTGATCGCAGAGAAGTTTGTTTtactcattatttttaaaaaatacttctaTTCTGTAGTATTAGATTTAGGAACTGAAAAATTTCTTAAGAGCGTGATAGAGCATGACAGAAAAATCAATGCTTACCATTCTGgctctgtttttaaataaaggaatatTCAAAGGGACTGGTCCACTTAGCCTCAACTGGAAGGGTAGTCTGCAAGGTAAAATGAGGGAGAACTGCAGTTCTTTTGTACAGTGCATTTTACTCTGAACAGGTACCAATGAACAAAAAACCTATTAATGGCCACGCTTTTTAGACGGGTAGGGCACAGTAGTAATAGATATTTGCTGGAATAGGTAGTAGCTGAGTTAGGATGACCagtcagcaagtgtgaaaatcaggacgggggtgagggtgggtaataggtgcctatataaaacaaagccccaaatatcttgactgtccctgtaaaatcgggacatctggtcaccctatactgagtagggttttttgggagaCAAGTCACCTTCACAAGCTACTATCTTGATTTTGCAACTGGATCTGCTCACAAAGACCTCTGCATCCAATGAACAGTTGCTGAATCAGGATCATACATTGTAAAATTGGCAACATGCCTTTAGAAAAGTGGGTGTGAAATTGTATGAGATTTGGtaagaatttttttcagtttacttcATATAGCTAGATGCACGAAAGATTATTTCTGGAATTTTAGAGCACGGGTAGAAGGGATCCTAtttgcttcccccaccctcattaGTATGAACTCAGAGGGACATCAATTTgaaagttagtttttaaaaacgagataaaagtagtttcaggtactGCTCAACTCCCAACCCCTGCCTCACCCGTCCTTTCTCCCAAGATTGGTTGTGTCTCACTGGTGTGCCAATGACGTGTGATTGTATTTTTCTCTCCTGGGCTGCTGTATGAAGTGCTCACACGTCAGGAACCGGGGAATCTGACCACACAAAAGAAACGCTGAACTTTTCTATATGCGAAGTGCCAGGAAATGCACAAAGCAAACGGCAGAAGTTATGCATATAAATGCCAGCTCCAGTAACGTGACTTGTAACCGGCAGGCAAAGACATTCCAGAGGGAATGGATTAAGTTCCCGCTCCCCTTTTAATAAGGGAGGTGGCCCGAAAGCGGCTCACACACGCACGTGCCAGGTGCCTGACGTGCTTGACCCCCTAACCGCGGCGTTCCCCCCCCGCCAGCTCCGAGGGCAGCGCGGCACAGCGGGCAGCCGCTCCCGGACACCGCCCCGAGGCGGACAGCGGCTGCTAGGGCAGGCTCGCTGACTGCGGCGGCACGTGGCAGCGGCGCGGGCGCGGAACCTGCGTCAGTCCTAGAGTAACTTACCCGGTTCGACCGAGGCAGGAGAGCGCCCCAGCCTCAGCGAGCggaacactccccccaccccccgctttcCTATTGGTTCAGCTATAGAATCCTCGCTTTCTGCCACGCCCCTAGCCCTTGTTGGGTCGATTTGTGCGTCACGCCCCCATCCACTCTACCCAATCGGCCTTGCGAGGCGCTAGTTTTGATTTGATTTTGCAGCGGCGTAGCGccgaggggaggggcggggggctccGGGAAGGACCATCGTGAGGCCTGGAGGAGCGCGAGCCTGAGTAAGAGGGGAGGGGGCCGCACACGTCGCGTCACGCGCCTGGCGTCAGTCCCCTTGCCGGGCGCGCGGGCGCTGTAACCGTTGAAGGGGAAGTGGCGGCGGCGCTGGCGCCGAGTTGCAGGTTATTTAGGGTCTGTTCTTggcggggtccccgggccagaGCCGATGGGCGGGGCTGCGTGACGTGTCGGTCTCGCTGCTCCCGCTCTGGAGCGGGGCCGGGTTCGTTGGTGTAGGGAGCAGTGGCCCCGCCCTAGGCCCCTCGGGGCGCGGCTGGGCGGACCTGGAGATCTCACCGAGCTGGGCCGCAAGCGCCTGGCAGCCCGTTCCGACACCGGCCTGTTCACTCAGCCGGGCCCCAGGGACCGGCCTGGCCGAGCTCACAGCGCGACTTGACAAGCCCGGGGCGGAGGCCTCCCCTGGCGGAGCTGTCGTGTTGCACCAGTGTCGAGGCACCTCATTCACACGGCGCCTCCGTACAGAATAAAGTCTAGTCCTCAGGCGGGCTCAGTGGGAGCTTCCTGTTCTTCGCTAGCAAACAAAccgcgggggaggggggcttttATGAACTCAGTAAAAGTAACCACATTTCACAGTACTTCTGAGCAGCTTTTCCATTACCAACATttccagcttttttaaaaaggaaactggTGATACATCGTTAGAGGAGAGAGGCCCTCCAATTGCATCTAAAACAATGGAACGTTCCTTATTCAAATATTGctgattttaaaacaagattCAGGGCTAAGATCACTGGGTCTCAAGTGATGAATGTATATTTAGGGGTCCAGCATTTGATATTCTGGCTTCTCAGCTGCATTGGGGCTCGAATCTGTTCTCACtgtggtcggggggggggggatagaaGTAAACCCTTCGCATATGGAGAAGTCTGAGCAGGAGTTTGTCTCTTGTCTTGAAGTGATGCTGTCTTCTATTTGCAGCTGTAGGAAGGGTATCCTGAACTCTTCTGGGATATAAATGAAACTAATGTTTATAACTTTTGAATTCTCAGACTGCTCTGTAAATGGCTCTGCTGCTGAATCTCATAAGGCAACTTCTAGAATACTTTGGTGTACCAGCTGATCAGGTAAACTATTACTAGTGCTGATCCATTGGTTTGCTGCTCGAGTTCATGGTTGTCTGGTAAGCATGAGTGAGGATAGGTGAAGGAATGTGTTGTGTTAGATTTCTGTCCATGTGTGCTGGTGGTGAATGAGGGATGTGTGCTGCAGTAAGGGGTAATATGTTCCTGGGATAATAGCATAATTTATACACATACCAGTAACCCTATGTGTACACTTAACTATAGTGGTATAATTATTCTGGTAAACTTCCTTCTGTAGACAAGCCATAAGGCCCATCTGATGATTTTACTTGTCTGTTACATTTTGCCTTCATATATTAGCTAGCATGTAAAGACTTCCAAATAGCAATTAATTCCATATTTTATAGACCCTTATCATGGGAGGTGCTGTGTACATACAGCTCCTATGGATTTCAATAGAGATCACAGGGACTCACCATCTTTGGATCAGGACCATAATGCTAAGAAAACCTCATGTGTCAGACTGTTATGGAACTCTTTTTGGTGTGTATTACACTGAAAATGTCCAGCGCTAATTATAGCACCACGAGTTTTAACCTCAAAGAACTTATGTTTGCTCAGCATTTCTCAGATCTATGTGCAGACTTAAATAATGTGGTAGTAAAAATGTCACTACCTGTTCTATAGCACTGTTGCTACTGGTAGAACTGCACTAGTGCTAGACTAACTGTAggaaaagtgctagtgtagacagggttaCACTGACTaacttttgttttggttttttgtttaaaGTTCACTGGTTTGACAGTAGCCTTTTCTTTTGGCAGTTCATACCAAGGTGGGAAGCTCATATAGACAATAGCAGCATTGGCCATATGATTGAAACATGTCTTCCTTCAACCCCCTTCTCAAGAAGGCACTTTCAGCAGGTACATGCTATCATAAGGAAATGTCAGGTGAAGGTATCTTAAACTTTTTTTATGCTTTCCCCACCTATTTTTGCTAGCAGTGGTGTGTGTATCGAGATACAGGCTATATTGACTCATTTGTTCTGGGTCGAGCCTTTGTTCTCCAGCAGACCTTCTAGATACCCTCCTGTCTAGGAGGGTAGTTAGTTTCATCCCCTATTGATTTTCATGTAGAATGTCCTGGCTCATCACCACGTACACTCCAGAAACTTAAAAACTGGTCTAGGAAGAGAGTTCCTCCTAAGGCCATTTCTGAACCCTTGATCCATTAAGATAGCAAACATTTTTGTAGACCAATCTAAGTATGTAACCGGTCAGATCACGTATGATACGACTTCTTAatgattttgaaaaatataaattttTGTTCCATTGAGTTAAAAACCCAGATTTCTTTTGTTTAACTTTTAGATTATATCAGCTTGGCAAAGTAAGGAATATGGATCTTCGCGAAGCATTGTTCGTAGACTTGGGACAGTTCTTTCTTTAGAACCTTGTCCAAGACCTCACTTTCAGGTGAGTGGGTTATTGCTACTCTTAACATTTAATTATTTAAGCAAGAAGTCTCACGTTAAATTTAACAGTGGCTTTCCTAATCTTTTTATCTTTCATGATTATGGTATACTGCATCTTTTCTGTTCAATATCTGTCACTTATCtaatactgagtccctcttattTGAGGAAGTTTTATTGTTAACCTCGAATTCTTTACTTTGCAGAGGGCtgacttctttcttttcttttagatGGTCCAAGACCGGAATTCTTTGGATTATGACGAACGAAGTACAACTCCAAACCCTGTAGTTCCTTCTCTTGGTGATATTCTGAGGGTGGTAAATGATGAGGGCGAATCTTTTGCTAGATTTAGGCAAGTAAAGGCTCTGTGCTTATTTTGGTAGGAATGATTCAGGTTCTATAGCCTGTGATATTGGCAATAGTCTAAGCCTTTCTGGTCCCTAGCAAAATTGACACTTTAGAAGTTAGCTCtttctcttgatttttttccccccagcaatTCTTGCCTACCCTTTAGCTAGCATTATATAGCATACACATAGATTGAAGGAGTCCCAGACTTGGAGTTCTTTCCTCCCTTTATTATACAGAACATTCCTGGCACTTGCACATTGTGTTTTCATTCACAAAGCTTTTAGGGGTGGGGTGAATGTTGATGGAATCTAATCCTAACACTCCATGAGATTATCACCTCTAACCTCTTATTTTTGGGAAATGAACACTGTCTCCTTTTTGTAGATTAGAACACTGGGACAGAAGTATTAAAAGGTTCCTGTTAACTCAAAATCTGTCATGTTAAAGGTTTGCCCATTGCTATTACGATAATTGAAAGAAAAGTTTTAAgtcttttaaaagtttgtttGCCTTGTGTATAGGCTGTTTCACCATTTCttctttcatttaatttttttctgctttcatGCAGTCCAAAAGGAAGATAATTACTAAAGTATAATTTGTAAAACAACAAATATTGTTGCGGAACTTGGACAGGCATAGCACAGGAAGTTAGTTTTAACTTTAAAATTATTAATTGACACAAAATTGACCGTGTCCCTTTTAAATGACTTttatccaaggtcacagaggaagtggATATTTCAGAGCTAGAATATAGTTATGCTTCTTAGTGTGTTCAGATGACTAACCCACAGCTCAATTAACATTTGGTATTTTTATTGGATATTGCAAATCTAGTTTTTATATTACATAGGTTTGTCTTCTTCTGATCTTGTTTGTTGGTGTGAAACTACAAGATAAAGTAGGGAGATCAGAATTGGCTGGTATGTTTTGCTTTTTTGGGGTTAGAAGAAATATTGCAGTTCTAATGCCTCTTCTTACCACGGTATTTGAGCTGTTAGTGATGTCACATTGCCTCTGTACTACAAAAACTGAGAGAATTGCACAAATCATAGAAAAAGAGAATAATTTTTATGATCTGGCAATTTAGTTATTAGAAATGGCTCAGGAGGTGATCATAAGACTTTCTCAGACAGCTACACAcagagggtaagtctacactacgggattagtccgattttacataaaccggttttgtaaaacagattgtataaagtcgagtgcactcggccacactaagcacattaattcagcggtctgcgtccatggtccgaggctagcatcgatttccggagtgttgcactgtgggtaactattctgttgctatcccatagttcccgcagtctcccccgccccttggaattctgggttgagatcccagtgcctgatgaggcaaaaatcattgtcgcgggtggttctgggtaaatgtcatcactcattccttcctctgggaaaacaacggcaggcaatcatttcgcaccctttttccctggattgccctggcagacgccatagcacggcaaccatggagcccgttcagcttttttttactgtcaccgtatgtgtactggatgccgctaacagaggcgttactgcagcgctacacagcagcattaatttgcttttgcatgataccAGAGactgttatcagtcgttctgtaccgtctgctactatcatgggtgcccctggctgaggtcggccgggggcgcaaaggcaaaactgggaatgactccctgagtcaatccttcctttatggtttctaaaaatagtcagtcctgcctagaatatggggcaagtgtactagagaaccagtgtaccagagagtacagctgctctgtgtcagatcccgcagaaatgatgagctacatgccattctagggggtgcccctgcaacaaccccacccgttgcttccctcctcccctaaccttcctgggctactgtggcagtgtccccccatttgtgtcatgaagttatgaagaatgcaggaataagaaacagtgacttgttagtgagataaaatgaggaggaggcagcctcctgatgctatgacagtccaggcagaacattaagcgctGCGGGGgacaggagcccagcatcccactgctatgatagtccaggcagtacagaatcttttctttacacaggaaagggagggggctgatggagctcagcccccagttgctatgatgaggacggttaccagccgttctgtaccatctactgggaatgaccaggaatcattcctatttttacccaggcgcccccggccagcctcacctgaggccagccaggagcactcacggggtgatggtgacgatggatagcagtcatattgtaccgtctgccaccggggaggggagaagagtggatactgctcttcactgctgcagcatcgcgtctaccagcagcattcaataGAAATAGGgcgacactgaaaaaagtcaaacgatttctttcccttttctttcacgtggtggggggagggagtaaattgacgagctgtacactgaaccacgctggacaatgtgtttgaacctacaggcactgggagctcagccaagaatgcaaatacttttcggagactgctgtggactgtgggatagctggagtcctcagtaccccccccccctccatgagcgtccatttgattctttggctttccgttacgcttgtcacgcagcactgtgtagcctggagatttttttcaaacgctttggcattttgtcttctgtaacggaactctgatagaacagatttgtttccccatacagtatctcccgtacagtccatgctggagctctttttggatttgggactgcattgccacccgtgctgatcagagctccacgctggggaaacaggaaatgtaattcaaaagttcgcggggcttttcctgtttacctggccactgcatccaagttcagattgctgtccagagcggtcacagtggtgcactgtgggatacccgcctggaggccaataccatcgatttgcggccacattaaccctaatccgatatggtaataccgattttagcactactcctctcgttggggaggagtacagaaaccgatttaaagagccctttatatcgataaaaagggcctcgtagtgtggacaggtgcgccattaaatcagtttaacgctgcgaaaatcggtttaaacgcgtagtgtagaccaggccagagctaTATATGCTATGCAGTATATGGAACCTAATTGCCAAAGAAAAGAGGAGCTTGTAGCCAGCTTTCGTGGCTTATCTCCCCAGTTTCTTGGGTCTTGACTGTGTTATTCTCCAGGCTTCCTCATTCATCAGCCTACTCGTATAGTTTCCCCATTTTAACTGCAAGATGAACTCCAACTCTGGGTCCATGGAATACTTAAAGGGAGCATGCATTGTAATCCAAATTAACTTCTCCTTGTTGAGTAACCTGGAGAGCAAGAGAAAACTGCAGGTAGATCCTGGTAGGGCAGggagacagaagacaaaatgTTACATGCCTGCCTAAAGCAAAATGATGAATTCCATGGCATCTTGGGAAAAATGCCAGATTCCTTGGCTGGAAAATCCGCTGGGCCCTGATTGAGATGAATGAAGCAGGTCACACGATTTTAGGTTTTATTTCAGGCTATCTACTCAAGCAGGTGACACATCAGTTTATATATGTTTAATGTTTTCTAATTATCTGCCATAAGGGCTACAATGTGTGTCTAGTATTCCACGCAGTGCAGCTGTCTTGTCCCTGAACCCTATGCTTCTGGGGCTAACAACACTTGGGAATCCTAGCTGGGTGTGTCTCATCACCTTCTACACCCATTTCACTTCCTTGTTCATGCATCTAAATTTATAGCTGCCCCCTTTCTGATTGTATCTTGGCAGAAAATGCTCTTTGTCCCCTCTTTTTACAACCCAATTATTTAGCATAACCATTGTGTAATGGTCAATCTCTGCTCCTGAGTAAATTGCCCAAGTATTCTAAATAGCGCAttttcaagggttttttttttcttcttggtgATAAACTtgataaccttttaaaaaaatgtaatacttAAAATGCAAAATTCAGTGCTTATAAAACCGTGTAATGCAGAATGGCTTGTGAAAGAGATGAAGCTCTTAAACATTAAAACGTAATGTCATTGTCAGTGGTGTTTCATAACTTCAATTTATTGTGCCAATAacttaaaaaatgcatttttaaccTAGTTCTTTTCCCTGTGAGGGGCATGAAATTGTTACTATTCAGCTGAAACTTTTAaaagttacatttttattttttagggcTGAATCAAGGGGAAAGGAAATAATTACAGTTGACCATGATGTATCTCCAGCTATAGTTTCCTTGCCAACTGTTCTAAAAAGTAGAGCAGAGAAAGAAAATCTTGTGAGTGAAGacgcaattaaaaaaatttctGCACTTGAAAATGAGTTAACCCTTCTTCGTGCACAGATTGCTGCAATTGTTGCAGTGCAAGGATCAAGAAATAGTAATCAATCAggtatgtttgtttttgtttatactAGTCTTTAAACTTTGAGCTTTCCTTTGTTTTATTCCTGTAGTACTTATCCCATGATTTACTTTTTATCTAAATTTCTGTGAATTAAGTGAAAAGTATTTTGAATGCAGGATTGTTTTTGTCTGTCTCTTATAttcataattttaattttttttcactctCCTCACTTTGTGGACAGTTCATCACCTTCAATGGAGTTGATTTAAATCATCTTTTCTTTTCTGGTGAAGCCCACAAAAGTATGTTTCATTCTGCAGTGTCACCTGGGGGAGTGCCTGGGCCACCAATTTCGATAGCTTCACCCTTTGTGTTATAAGGGTGAGCAAGGAACAACGCTATATTTAGCCTGCCTAGCACTCTGCAATATAAAAGATTCTTCTgacttttttttgcttttaacaTCTAAATTGTTTGTAGCAAGTCTTTATAATGCGGCAGGGGAAAGGCCCTTGGGCTAGAGGGTTTTTCTTGGTCTTGTGGCTTTCTGTATAGGTTTAGCTGAGTTATAAACTGTTAATTACCAT includes:
- the MTFR2 gene encoding mitochondrial fission regulator 2 isoform X1; this encodes MALLLNLIRQLLEYFGVPADQFIPRWEAHIDNSSIGHMIETCLPSTPFSRRHFQQVHAIIRKCQVKIISAWQSKEYGSSRSIVRRLGTVLSLEPCPRPHFQMVQDRNSLDYDERSTTPNPVVPSLGDILRVVNDEGESFARFRAESRGKEIITVDHDVSPAIVSLPTVLKSRAEKENLVSEDAIKKISALENELTLLRAQIAAIVAVQGSRNSNQSGSDVLNSFGIPSGSFPVPAMTSTPLFTTPDHFVIPPPPPLPSIAPSGFDASNSAIELIKQRRATSKTSSTTIDKTEHQKTQGVLSMMDVLKDINKIRLRTIEKSPGGTPLPKTRKRQSSQWDPAALLAQALKQKFAHQNGNDSLDKENRSCDNSPFSSPEAPLVGRHILKPNSKNSLIKAEEVTQMSTAKARVHT
- the MTFR2 gene encoding mitochondrial fission regulator 2 isoform X3, yielding MCQTVMELFLFIPRWEAHIDNSSIGHMIETCLPSTPFSRRHFQQVHAIIRKCQVKIISAWQSKEYGSSRSIVRRLGTVLSLEPCPRPHFQMVQDRNSLDYDERSTTPNPVVPSLGDILRVVNDEGESFARFRAESRGKEIITVDHDVSPAIVSLPTVLKSRAEKENLVSEDAIKKISALENELTLLRAQIAAIVAVQGSRNSNQSGSDVLNSFGIPSGSFPVPAMTSTPLFTTPDHFVIPPPPPLPSIAPSGFDASNSAIELIKQRRATSKTSSTTIDKTEHQKTQGVLSMMDVLKDINKIRLRTIEKSPGGTPLPKTRKRQSSQWDPAALLAQALKQKFAHQNGNDSLDKENRSCDNSPFSSPEAPLVGRHILKPNSKNSLIKAEEVTQMSTAKARVHT
- the MTFR2 gene encoding mitochondrial fission regulator 2 isoform X2, with product MALLLNLIRQLLEYFGVPADQFIPRWEAHIDNSSIGHMIETCLPSTPFSRRHFQQIISAWQSKEYGSSRSIVRRLGTVLSLEPCPRPHFQMVQDRNSLDYDERSTTPNPVVPSLGDILRVVNDEGESFARFRAESRGKEIITVDHDVSPAIVSLPTVLKSRAEKENLVSEDAIKKISALENELTLLRAQIAAIVAVQGSRNSNQSGSDVLNSFGIPSGSFPVPAMTSTPLFTTPDHFVIPPPPPLPSIAPSGFDASNSAIELIKQRRATSKTSSTTIDKTEHQKTQGVLSMMDVLKDINKIRLRTIEKSPGGTPLPKTRKRQSSQWDPAALLAQALKQKFAHQNGNDSLDKENRSCDNSPFSSPEAPLVGRHILKPNSKNSLIKAEEVTQMSTAKARVHT